The Saccharopolyspora gloriosae genome window below encodes:
- a CDS encoding response regulator, translating to MIKVLVVDDDFMVAKIHSGYVGRVEGFEVVGVAHSGADALRAVDELRPELVLLDIYLPDMDGLTVLRSMRTGARPSAEPDVLVISAAHDLDTVRGAVRGGAVHYLIKPFSFDALREQLEHFRALHDRLSELPGDSPAAQQDIDRLFGTPARPAATPKGVASETAVVVERVLREAAASGEDLSATECAGLAELSRVSARKYLEHFVDTGRAEVRLRYGGTGRPERRYRWSV from the coding sequence GTGATCAAGGTCCTGGTGGTGGACGACGACTTCATGGTCGCCAAGATCCACAGCGGTTACGTGGGCCGGGTCGAGGGGTTCGAGGTCGTCGGCGTCGCGCACTCCGGTGCCGACGCGCTGCGGGCGGTCGACGAACTGCGCCCCGAACTGGTGCTGCTGGACATCTACCTGCCCGACATGGACGGGCTCACCGTGCTGCGCTCGATGCGCACCGGCGCCCGGCCGTCCGCGGAACCCGACGTGCTGGTCATCAGCGCCGCGCACGACCTGGACACGGTGCGCGGCGCGGTGCGCGGCGGCGCGGTGCACTACCTGATCAAGCCGTTCAGCTTCGACGCGCTGCGCGAGCAGCTGGAACACTTCCGGGCGTTGCACGATCGGCTCAGCGAACTCCCCGGCGATTCCCCCGCCGCGCAGCAGGACATCGACCGGCTCTTCGGCACCCCGGCGCGCCCGGCCGCGACGCCGAAGGGCGTGGCGAGCGAAACCGCGGTCGTGGTGGAGCGGGTGCTGCGCGAGGCCGCGGCGAGCGGCGAGGACCTGTCGGCCACCGAGTGCGCCGGGCTCGCGGAGCTGTCGCGGGTCTCGGCGCGCAAGTACCTGGAGCACTTCGTCGACACCGGCCGCGCGGAGGTGCGGCTGCGCTACGGCGGCACCGGCCGCCCGGAACGCCGCTACCGCTGGTCGGTGTGA
- the hypE gene encoding hydrogenase expression/formation protein HypE gives MNTENSPCGVEERAPGGWEFVESIVSEEFPAALTGGVDLAPLDGRVAMTTDSFAASPLFFPGGNLGDLAVNGTVNDLAASGAVPRHLVARLVVEAGFPVGDLRRVARSMGAAAAGAGVRITSGGGAVVARGEVDGCRIDTTGVGTFTGARGLGASRARPGDAVLVTGPVGDHGIAVLLHQDSRVAEHVSDTAALHGLLHEVLAAAPAVRVLRNATRGGIAAVLDEIARASGVAVALEESAVPVRARVRAAAELLGIDPLHVACEGRAVAVVGGDEAETALAAMRAHPLGGRAAIIGRITAA, from the coding sequence GTGAACACCGAGAATTCGCCGTGCGGCGTGGAAGAACGAGCACCGGGCGGGTGGGAGTTCGTCGAGTCGATCGTCTCGGAGGAATTCCCGGCCGCGCTCACCGGCGGGGTCGACCTGGCTCCGCTGGACGGGCGCGTCGCGATGACCACCGACTCGTTCGCCGCGTCGCCGCTGTTCTTCCCCGGCGGGAACCTCGGCGACCTCGCCGTCAACGGCACCGTGAACGACCTCGCCGCCTCCGGTGCCGTCCCCCGGCACCTGGTGGCGCGGCTCGTCGTCGAAGCCGGTTTCCCCGTCGGCGACCTGCGGCGGGTGGCGCGGTCGATGGGCGCCGCCGCGGCGGGCGCGGGCGTGCGGATCACCAGCGGTGGCGGTGCGGTCGTGGCGCGGGGCGAGGTCGACGGCTGCCGGATCGACACCACCGGCGTCGGCACCTTCACCGGCGCGCGCGGGCTGGGCGCGTCGCGGGCGCGGCCGGGCGACGCGGTGCTCGTGACCGGGCCGGTCGGGGACCACGGGATCGCGGTGCTGCTCCACCAGGACTCGCGGGTGGCCGAGCACGTCTCCGACACCGCCGCGCTGCACGGCCTCCTGCACGAGGTACTGGCGGCGGCGCCGGCCGTCCGCGTGCTGCGGAACGCGACGCGCGGCGGGATCGCCGCCGTGCTCGACGAGATCGCCCGCGCCTCCGGGGTGGCGGTGGCGCTGGAGGAGAGCGCGGTTCCCGTTCGCGCCCGGGTGCGCGCCGCGGCGGAACTGCTCGGCATCGACCCGCTGCACGTGGCCTGCGAAGGCCGCGCGGTCGCGGTGGTCGGTGGCGACGAGGCCGAAACCGCGCTGGCCGCGATGCGCGCCCACCCGCTCGGCGGGCGCGCGGCGATCATCGGGCGGATCACGGCGGCGTGA
- a CDS encoding LLM class F420-dependent oxidoreductase — protein MAIEIGRFGLWTGASSWDGDDAEHREALVELEELGYAALWLGVAPGDLRTVQALLGATKKLVVATGIVNIWEHEAADLAAAYQRVDRTHPGRALIGIGPSHAPVVERSGRSYEKPFSKLRSYVDELDALDDPLPPQARVLAALGPRALALAGERSAGAHPYLTTPEHTATARDVLGDGPLLAPEQKVVLETDPVEAREIARLRTAPYLGLPNYLNNLRRLGFTDEDFADGGSDRLIDGLVAWGDVDAIADRVRAHREAGADHVCVQVLSRGTELPREGWRELAPALRG, from the coding sequence ATGGCGATCGAGATCGGGCGGTTCGGGCTGTGGACCGGGGCGTCCAGCTGGGACGGCGACGACGCCGAGCACCGGGAAGCGCTGGTCGAGCTCGAAGAGCTCGGGTACGCGGCGCTGTGGCTCGGCGTGGCTCCCGGGGACCTGCGCACGGTGCAGGCCCTGCTGGGCGCGACGAAGAAGCTGGTCGTGGCCACCGGGATCGTCAACATCTGGGAGCACGAGGCCGCCGACCTCGCCGCCGCCTACCAGCGCGTCGACCGGACGCACCCGGGACGAGCGCTGATCGGCATCGGCCCCAGCCACGCACCGGTGGTGGAGAGGTCGGGCCGGTCCTACGAGAAGCCGTTCAGCAAGCTGCGGTCCTACGTGGACGAACTCGACGCCCTCGACGACCCGCTGCCGCCGCAGGCGCGGGTGCTGGCGGCGCTCGGCCCGCGGGCGCTCGCGCTGGCGGGGGAGCGGTCGGCCGGGGCGCACCCGTACCTCACGACGCCCGAGCACACCGCGACCGCGCGGGACGTGCTCGGGGACGGGCCGCTGCTGGCGCCGGAGCAGAAGGTGGTGCTGGAGACCGACCCGGTCGAAGCCCGCGAGATCGCCCGGCTCCGGACCGCGCCGTACCTGGGCCTGCCGAACTACCTGAACAACCTGCGGCGCCTCGGCTTCACCGACGAGGACTTCGCCGACGGCGGCAGCGACCGGCTCATCGACGGCCTGGTCGCGTGGGGCGACGTGGACGCCATCGCCGACCGGGTGCGAGCGCACCGCGAAGCCGGTGCCGACCACGTCTGCGTGCAGGTCCTGAGCAGGGGAACCGAACTGCCCCGCGAGGGCTGGCGCGAACTGGCCCCGGCACTGCGGGGCTGA
- a CDS encoding pyridoxamine 5'-phosphate oxidase family protein, with protein MSTDALTAQDLEFLRRPLHGFLTVAAGPVPPQPRPVWFEATDDGTIQLFTAPDALKVRRLRDDPRASIVVAAPTGEREHWVSVAGRVAVETDGASDLCARLGARYWDLDDPARAEELAGMLDEEWVRLVIHPDAVRRFAG; from the coding sequence ATGAGCACTGACGCCTTGACCGCCCAGGACCTCGAATTCCTCCGCCGCCCCCTGCACGGTTTCCTGACCGTGGCCGCCGGGCCGGTTCCGCCGCAGCCCCGGCCGGTGTGGTTCGAAGCGACCGACGACGGCACGATCCAGCTGTTCACCGCGCCGGACGCGCTCAAAGTGCGGCGCCTGCGCGACGATCCACGCGCCTCGATCGTCGTCGCCGCTCCGACGGGCGAACGCGAGCACTGGGTGTCGGTCGCGGGTCGCGTCGCGGTGGAGACCGATGGGGCGAGCGACCTGTGCGCCCGCCTCGGTGCTCGCTACTGGGACCTCGACGACCCGGCCCGTGCCGAGGAACTCGCCGGAATGCTCGACGAGGAGTGGGTCCGGCTCGTCATCCACCCGGATGCCGTGCGCCGCTTCGCGGGCTGA
- a CDS encoding NAD(P)H-binding protein, translated as MSNDTTLVLGATGKTGRRVLARLRLRGTPVRAASRSSETRFDWSDPGTWDAALAGVDAVYLVAPTVPGPVHEFTARAEAAGVRRLVLLSGRGADTWGDSPFGLDMRSAEDAVRGSALEWTVLRASNFAQNFDEEVFHAPLLAGELATPADAVPEPFIDVDDVADAAVQVLTEPGRHAGRIYELTGPRSITFGEAVELISRASGRPLTYRTISPEQYAATLVDDGLGEDDAHHVAEMFVLMDRGVLATTTDDLAALLGRAPRAFEDYVARSAAAGAWRDPRAGSARPAA; from the coding sequence ATGAGCAACGACACCACCCTCGTCCTCGGCGCGACCGGCAAGACCGGCCGCCGGGTCCTCGCCCGGTTGCGGCTGCGCGGCACGCCGGTGCGGGCCGCCTCCCGGTCGAGCGAGACCCGGTTCGACTGGTCCGACCCCGGCACCTGGGACGCGGCCTTGGCGGGCGTCGACGCCGTCTACCTGGTGGCGCCGACCGTGCCCGGCCCGGTGCACGAGTTCACGGCTCGCGCCGAGGCCGCCGGGGTGCGGCGGCTGGTGCTGCTGTCCGGGCGCGGCGCCGACACCTGGGGCGATTCCCCGTTCGGACTGGACATGCGCTCGGCCGAGGACGCGGTGCGCGGTTCGGCGCTGGAGTGGACCGTCCTGCGGGCGTCGAACTTCGCGCAGAACTTCGACGAGGAGGTCTTCCACGCCCCGCTGCTCGCCGGTGAGCTGGCGACCCCGGCCGACGCGGTCCCCGAGCCGTTCATCGACGTCGACGACGTCGCCGACGCCGCCGTCCAGGTGCTGACCGAACCCGGTCGGCACGCCGGCCGGATCTACGAGCTCACCGGGCCGCGTTCGATCACCTTCGGCGAGGCCGTCGAACTGATCTCCCGCGCGTCCGGGCGTCCGCTCACCTACCGGACGATCTCGCCGGAGCAGTACGCCGCGACGCTGGTCGACGACGGCCTGGGCGAGGACGACGCCCACCACGTCGCCGAGATGTTCGTGCTGATGGACCGAGGGGTGCTCGCCACGACGACGGACGACCTCGCCGCCCTGCTGGGACGGGCACCCCGAGCTTTCGAGGACTACGTCGCGCGGTCCGCGGCGGCCGGGGCCTGGCGGGACCCCCGCGCCGGGAGCGCCCGCCCTGCGGCGTGA
- a CDS encoding cupin domain-containing protein translates to MDAFSDLIRGVRAHGSLFGSSTLTPPWSLHFVDGAPLTLCTVLTGAGWIVADGHDPEPLRTGDTIVVRGPATFTFVDEVGTAAEPLECGEDCATPEQGGTRHRLGWNDPGEGATTLIVGAYPVRGELSRRLLDALPVVLRVDAGGTADPVLEHLGAEVAVDAPGQQVVLDRLLDWMLVCTLREWFDRPGGAPPAWWAAQRDPVVGNALRLLHAEPAAPWTVGALADRTGVSRSTLAKRFADLVGEPPLTYLTRWRMTLAADLLVEQDSTTIADVARTVGYSDPFGFSAAFKRIRGTNPSTYRRTTTTT, encoded by the coding sequence GTGGACGCCTTCAGTGACCTGATCCGCGGCGTGCGAGCCCACGGCTCGCTGTTCGGCAGTTCGACCCTGACCCCGCCGTGGTCGCTGCACTTCGTGGACGGGGCGCCGCTGACGCTGTGCACCGTGCTCACCGGGGCGGGCTGGATCGTGGCCGACGGCCACGATCCGGAGCCGCTGCGCACCGGCGACACGATCGTCGTGCGCGGGCCCGCCACGTTCACCTTCGTGGACGAGGTCGGCACCGCGGCGGAACCGCTCGAGTGCGGCGAGGACTGCGCGACGCCCGAGCAGGGCGGCACCCGGCACCGGCTCGGCTGGAACGATCCCGGCGAGGGCGCCACGACCTTGATCGTCGGTGCTTATCCGGTGCGCGGCGAGCTCAGCCGCCGCCTGCTCGACGCGCTGCCCGTGGTGCTGCGGGTCGATGCCGGCGGCACGGCCGATCCCGTGCTGGAGCACCTCGGCGCCGAGGTCGCCGTGGACGCGCCGGGCCAGCAGGTGGTGCTCGACCGGCTGCTCGACTGGATGCTGGTGTGCACGTTGCGGGAGTGGTTCGACCGCCCCGGCGGCGCTCCCCCGGCGTGGTGGGCGGCGCAGCGCGACCCGGTCGTCGGCAACGCGCTGCGCCTGCTGCACGCCGAACCGGCAGCGCCGTGGACGGTGGGCGCGCTCGCCGACCGCACCGGGGTGTCGCGTTCGACGCTGGCCAAGCGGTTCGCCGACCTGGTCGGCGAGCCACCGCTGACGTACCTGACCCGCTGGCGCATGACGCTCGCCGCGGACCTCCTGGTCGAGCAGGACTCCACGACCATCGCGGACGTCGCCCGCACGGTCGGCTACTCCGACCCCTTCGGCTTCAGCGCCGCCTTCAAACGAATCAGAGGCACCAACCCCAGCACCTACCGCCGAACCACGACCACCACCTAG
- a CDS encoding superoxide dismutase, protein MAQYVLPELDYDYAALEPAISGEINELHHSKHHATYVKGANDTIEKIAEARDKGDFGSIVGLETTLAFNLAGHSLHLVWWKILSPNGGDKPTGELAAAIDQDFGSFDKFRAQLEAVSTTIQGNGWGVLAWDPVGQRLITQQLRDHHSNLSIATTPLLVFDIWEHAYYLQYKNVKADYVKQLWNVVNWDEVGKRFTDARAGRNGLRLP, encoded by the coding sequence ATGGCTCAGTACGTGCTGCCCGAGTTGGATTACGACTACGCGGCGCTGGAGCCCGCGATCTCGGGTGAGATCAACGAGCTGCACCACAGCAAGCACCACGCGACTTACGTGAAGGGCGCCAACGACACGATCGAGAAGATCGCGGAGGCGCGGGACAAGGGCGACTTCGGGTCGATCGTGGGGTTGGAGACGACCCTGGCGTTCAACCTGGCGGGGCACTCGCTGCACCTGGTGTGGTGGAAGATCCTCTCGCCGAACGGTGGCGACAAGCCGACCGGTGAGCTGGCGGCGGCGATCGATCAGGACTTCGGTTCGTTCGACAAGTTCCGCGCTCAGCTGGAGGCGGTGTCGACCACGATCCAGGGCAACGGCTGGGGCGTGCTGGCGTGGGACCCGGTGGGTCAGCGGTTGATCACGCAGCAGCTGCGCGACCACCACTCGAACCTGTCGATCGCCACGACGCCGCTGCTGGTGTTCGACATCTGGGAGCACGCGTACTACCTGCAGTACAAGAACGTCAAGGCGGACTACGTCAAGCAGCTGTGGAACGTCGTGAACTGGGACGAGGTCGGCAAGCGCTTCACCGACGCGCGCGCGGGCCGCAATGGGTTGCGCTTGCCCTGA
- a CDS encoding acyltransferase — protein MPEGTAAPARARSGTGSNRKISWDVVRAGCVGLVMLYHATFLSVYLHPELIPRNFAFPYQVGASLLLVISAYFACVTIGRGTLLRYWWGRIARLLPPFLAAVVVIFLGVRLLPIEGWFAPTGGDLVSNLLMLWNWRPSEYLYIDGSHWTVPLQLMGFSAAAMLYASRYGHGRRILVVLWAAVLIPAAQWPLRVTQPPEWYRTVVDGIGMHRWHLFVVGVAIWLWSTKRIGTPHFALMLSFCMLGQALHNYAETPEGLVADWGSTAAVCVGMIVVALTARGPDWNRVIPQWTRRPIQWFAGISYGVFLMHQTLGYVVSRLLQDLGVGPTLQTAAFLVNGVLLGWALTKLVERPAHRMLMNTYDRFIARRAA, from the coding sequence GTGCCTGAAGGAACCGCTGCGCCCGCACGAGCTCGCTCGGGCACGGGGAGCAACCGCAAGATCAGCTGGGATGTCGTGCGTGCGGGGTGCGTGGGGCTGGTGATGCTCTACCACGCGACGTTCTTGAGCGTCTACCTCCACCCCGAGCTGATCCCGCGGAACTTCGCGTTCCCGTACCAGGTGGGCGCGAGTCTGCTGCTGGTGATCTCCGCGTACTTCGCGTGCGTGACGATCGGCAGGGGCACGTTGCTGCGGTACTGGTGGGGCCGCATAGCGCGGTTGTTGCCGCCGTTCCTCGCCGCGGTCGTGGTCATCTTCCTGGGCGTCCGGTTGCTGCCGATCGAGGGCTGGTTCGCGCCCACCGGGGGCGACCTGGTCTCGAACCTGCTGATGCTGTGGAACTGGCGGCCGTCGGAGTACCTCTACATCGACGGTTCGCACTGGACGGTGCCGCTGCAGCTGATGGGCTTCAGCGCGGCGGCGATGCTGTACGCGAGCCGCTACGGGCACGGCCGCCGCATCCTGGTGGTGCTGTGGGCCGCGGTGCTGATCCCCGCGGCGCAGTGGCCGCTGCGCGTCACCCAGCCCCCGGAGTGGTACCGGACGGTGGTCGACGGCATCGGCATGCACCGCTGGCACCTGTTCGTGGTGGGCGTGGCGATCTGGTTGTGGTCCACCAAGCGCATCGGGACGCCGCACTTCGCGCTGATGCTGTCGTTCTGCATGCTCGGCCAGGCGCTGCACAACTACGCGGAGACCCCGGAAGGTCTCGTCGCGGACTGGGGTTCGACGGCCGCCGTGTGCGTCGGGATGATCGTCGTCGCGCTGACCGCGCGCGGCCCGGATTGGAACCGGGTCATCCCGCAGTGGACGCGACGCCCCATCCAGTGGTTCGCGGGCATCTCCTACGGCGTGTTCCTGATGCACCAGACCCTCGGCTACGTGGTCTCGCGCCTGCTCCAGGACCTCGGCGTGGGCCCGACGTTGCAGACCGCGGCGTTCCTGGTGAACGGCGTGCTGCTGGGCTGGGCGCTGACGAAGCTCGTGGAACGCCCAGCACACCGCATGCTGATGAACACCTACGACCGCTTCATCGCACGTCGAGCTGCCTGA
- a CDS encoding S28 family serine protease encodes MRIRGWLSVLAAGCLLLAGVPVAGASPPDDVRSRLDAVPGLTVLGERPTEPGFRLFDLTYAQPTDHRDPAAGGFQQRLTLLHRDLARPTVLYTTGYNLPAKASRTEPTRLLDGNQVAMEHRFFTPSRPGRPDWTDLNIWQAATDEHRVIEALRAVYADRWVTTGASKGGMTAVYHRRFYPRDVDATVAYVAPNDIVNERDRYDEFLANVGDESCRAALTAVQRDALTRRTELRDRFAAHAAAEGLTFDRIIGDVDRALEAVVVDAPFAFWQYRGQQDCARIPAPGASLDDLWTFFDETVEFSSYADQGLDPYVPYYYQAGTQLGWPDVSDEPLADLLHHRAIGEPRNFVPREIDMQFRPGAMADVAAWVASQGSELMFVNGSADPWSAEPFRLGPGSRDSYDYLVPDGNHGSQIEDLPGAERTEAEATLRRWAGVDQAPARLTTPLDRDDLPRTPPRLP; translated from the coding sequence ATGCGGATTCGAGGGTGGCTGTCGGTGCTGGCCGCGGGATGCCTGCTGCTCGCGGGCGTTCCCGTCGCGGGCGCGAGCCCGCCCGACGACGTGCGTTCCCGGCTCGACGCCGTGCCCGGCCTGACGGTGCTCGGTGAACGCCCGACGGAACCCGGCTTCCGGCTGTTCGACCTCACCTACGCCCAGCCCACCGACCACCGCGACCCGGCGGCCGGCGGATTCCAGCAGCGCCTCACCCTGCTGCACCGCGACCTCGCACGGCCCACGGTCCTCTACACCACCGGCTACAACCTGCCTGCGAAGGCGAGCCGCACCGAGCCGACCCGGCTGCTCGACGGCAACCAGGTGGCGATGGAGCACCGCTTCTTCACCCCGTCCCGACCCGGCCGGCCGGACTGGACGGACCTGAACATCTGGCAGGCCGCCACCGACGAGCACCGCGTCATCGAAGCGCTGCGCGCGGTCTACGCCGACCGCTGGGTCACCACCGGCGCCAGCAAGGGCGGCATGACCGCCGTCTACCACCGCCGCTTCTACCCGCGCGACGTCGACGCGACCGTCGCCTACGTCGCGCCGAACGACATCGTCAACGAGCGCGACCGCTACGACGAGTTCCTCGCGAACGTCGGCGACGAGTCCTGCCGCGCCGCGCTGACGGCCGTGCAGCGGGACGCGCTGACCCGGCGCACCGAGCTGCGGGACCGGTTCGCCGCCCACGCGGCGGCGGAGGGGCTCACCTTCGACCGCATCATCGGCGACGTGGACCGGGCGCTGGAGGCCGTGGTCGTCGACGCGCCGTTCGCGTTCTGGCAGTACCGGGGACAGCAGGACTGCGCGCGGATCCCGGCGCCCGGCGCGAGCCTCGACGACCTGTGGACCTTCTTCGACGAGACCGTGGAGTTCTCCTCGTACGCCGACCAGGGCCTCGACCCGTACGTGCCGTACTACTACCAGGCGGGCACCCAGCTGGGCTGGCCCGACGTGTCCGACGAGCCGCTGGCGGACCTGCTGCACCACCGCGCCATCGGAGAACCGCGCAACTTCGTCCCGCGCGAGATCGACATGCAGTTCCGGCCCGGCGCGATGGCCGACGTCGCCGCGTGGGTCGCCTCGCAAGGCTCGGAACTGATGTTCGTCAACGGTTCGGCCGACCCGTGGAGCGCCGAGCCGTTCCGCCTAGGCCCGGGCAGCCGGGACTCGTACGACTACCTGGTGCCGGACGGCAACCACGGCTCCCAGATCGAAGACCTGCCCGGCGCCGAACGCACCGAGGCCGAGGCGACACTGCGCCGCTGGGCAGGCGTGGACCAGGCACCGGCCAGGCTCACCACACCCCTGGACCGCGACGACCTGCCCCGGACTCCGCCGCGGCTTCCTTGA
- a CDS encoding cellulose-binding protein — protein sequence MGYHNEDRELVPLKSDFDTVWYGYRRSQVRFYIQQTDAEVRMLTEDRDAALSQVSDLSAQLDQARSEIEALRAQFDEVCRTPVEEAGLSDRLRRMVRLAHDEAEEVVSSAQAAAEHEWARAEQSAAELRARYENLVAEADQWRRQSETQRNEALAETRRDIQRMAREAETHRRKLDHDAEARRTQVENDFEISMAARRDEANRVQAEREQRSRDEARRRVLEATAEAERRIRRADEHSDAMLRMRQDLAKRVRTAQQIMSDAEPFLSDIEAGAMTESSDSYAAGVVHGGLLDNDPDVEVPRQRTKPADAEAPEAEVAEAVTG from the coding sequence GTGGGCTACCACAACGAAGATCGTGAACTGGTGCCGCTGAAGTCCGATTTCGACACCGTCTGGTACGGCTATCGCCGCTCCCAGGTGCGTTTTTACATCCAGCAGACCGATGCCGAAGTGCGGATGCTCACCGAAGATCGGGACGCCGCGCTCAGCCAGGTCAGCGACCTCTCCGCGCAGCTGGACCAGGCGCGCTCGGAGATCGAGGCGCTGCGCGCCCAGTTCGACGAGGTGTGCCGCACGCCCGTCGAAGAGGCAGGGCTGTCCGACCGGCTGCGCCGGATGGTGCGGCTGGCCCACGACGAGGCCGAGGAGGTCGTCTCCTCCGCGCAGGCCGCGGCCGAGCACGAATGGGCCCGCGCCGAGCAGTCCGCCGCCGAGCTGCGCGCCCGCTACGAGAACCTCGTGGCCGAGGCCGACCAGTGGCGCAGGCAGTCCGAGACGCAGCGCAACGAGGCGCTCGCCGAGACCCGGCGCGACATCCAGCGCATGGCGCGGGAAGCCGAGACGCACCGGCGCAAGCTCGACCACGACGCCGAAGCGCGGCGCACCCAGGTGGAGAACGACTTCGAGATCTCCATGGCGGCCCGCCGCGACGAGGCCAACCGGGTGCAGGCCGAGCGCGAGCAGCGCAGCCGGGACGAGGCGCGCCGCCGCGTCCTGGAGGCGACCGCCGAGGCCGAGCGCCGCATCCGGCGTGCCGACGAGCACTCCGACGCGATGCTGCGGATGCGCCAGGACCTGGCGAAGCGGGTCCGCACCGCGCAGCAGATCATGAGCGACGCGGAGCCGTTCCTCAGCGACATCGAAGCCGGGGCGATGACCGAGTCCTCCGATTCGTACGCGGCGGGCGTCGTGCACGGCGGACTGCTCGACAACGACCCGGACGTCGAGGTCCCGCGCCAGCGCACCAAGCCGGCCGACGCCGAGGCACCCGAGGCGGAGGTCGCCGAGGCCGTCACCGGCTGA
- a CDS encoding TetR/AcrR family transcriptional regulator, producing MSTTESATRRKDPARKERIARAAIAVVAERGIEKLTHRAVAAAADVPLGSTTYYFRTLDDLLAEALRHSAQDDVAELRAWAAAIDAGAELATALGDLVLRYLGPERTRTVVQHELYIAALHRPALAHVSTEWDAALVELFTFYTDPVTGRALSAVFCGLLLQGIVRESVPSRDEIETTFRRVLLPVGNR from the coding sequence ATGTCGACGACGGAGTCCGCGACCCGCCGCAAAGATCCGGCGCGCAAGGAGCGCATCGCGCGCGCCGCGATCGCCGTCGTCGCCGAGCGCGGTATCGAGAAGCTCACGCACCGCGCCGTCGCCGCCGCGGCCGACGTGCCGCTGGGCTCCACGACCTACTACTTCCGCACCCTCGACGACCTGCTGGCAGAGGCGCTGCGGCACTCCGCGCAGGACGACGTCGCCGAACTGCGGGCCTGGGCCGCCGCGATCGACGCCGGTGCCGAGCTGGCGACCGCGCTCGGGGACCTGGTGCTGCGCTACCTCGGCCCGGAGCGCACCCGGACGGTCGTGCAGCACGAGCTCTACATCGCCGCGCTGCACCGCCCGGCTCTCGCGCACGTCAGCACCGAATGGGACGCGGCTCTGGTCGAGCTGTTCACCTTCTATACCGATCCCGTTACCGGAAGGGCACTTTCGGCGGTTTTCTGCGGGCTGCTGCTGCAGGGCATCGTCCGCGAGTCGGTGCCGAGTCGAGACGAAATCGAAACCACTTTTCGGCGAGTGCTGCTGCCGGTCGGAAATCGCTGA